The proteins below come from a single Panulirus ornatus isolate Po-2019 chromosome 50, ASM3632096v1, whole genome shotgun sequence genomic window:
- the LOC139764570 gene encoding uncharacterized protein isoform X1, which translates to MRSTLDGATCQLGRMRVLVALVLLVAAAAPQTTKPQNTGTLLALPELEYCLERPKQWQFGNHFYFFSWDLNDPDFLEVDPQTGVKKGVKVNWLEARNLCRRYCMDAVGMESEDENSMIFDFMTKRNITYIWTSGRLCDFTGCKEREDLHPLNVYGWFWSNTNTKMAPTSSTPPGWAYQPWSDKGHFGGPQPDNAEFQINNTTESCMAVLNNIYKDGMKWHDIACYHKKPVICEDSAPLLNYIAQKHNVTL; encoded by the exons AATGCGCGTGCTGGTTGCGTTGGTACTGCTTGTGGCTGCGGCTGCGCCGCAGACGACAAAGCCCCAGAACACGGGAACATTGCTCGCCCTCCCAGAACTTGAATACTGCCTCGAAC GACCCAAACAATGGCAATTCGGCAACCATTTCTACTTCTTCTCGTGGGACCTTAACGATCCAGACTTCCTGGAGGTGGACCCTCAGACCGGAGTAAAGAAGGGAGTTAAAGTGAACTGGCTAGAAGCTCGTAACCTATGTCGTCGTTACTGTATGGACGCCGTTGGCATGGAGTCCGAAGACGAGAACTCCATGATTTTTGATTTCATGACTAAGC GTAACATCACCTACATCTGGACATCAGGCCGCCTGTGTGACTTCACAGGGTGCAAGGAAAGGGAAGACCTGCATCCCCTCAATGTCTACGGTTGGTTCTggtccaacaccaacaccaagatGGCCCCCACCAGCTCCACTCCCCCAGGCTGGGCCTACCAGCCATGGAGCGACAAGGGCCACTTCGGCGGCCCACAGCCTGACAACGCGGAATTCCAAATCAACAACACGACGGAGTCCTGCATGGCCGTTCTAAACAATATTTACAAAGATGGTATGAAATGGCACGATATTGCCTGCTACCACAAGAAGCCCGTCATTTGCGAAGACAGTGCCCCTCTCCTGAATTACATTGCGCAGAAACACAACGTGACTCTCTAA
- the LOC139764570 gene encoding uncharacterized protein isoform X2: MRVLVALVLLVAAAAPQTTKPQNTGTLLALPELEYCLERPKQWQFGNHFYFFSWDLNDPDFLEVDPQTGVKKGVKVNWLEARNLCRRYCMDAVGMESEDENSMIFDFMTKRNITYIWTSGRLCDFTGCKEREDLHPLNVYGWFWSNTNTKMAPTSSTPPGWAYQPWSDKGHFGGPQPDNAEFQINNTTESCMAVLNNIYKDGMKWHDIACYHKKPVICEDSAPLLNYIAQKHNVTL; encoded by the exons ATGCGCGTGCTGGTTGCGTTGGTACTGCTTGTGGCTGCGGCTGCGCCGCAGACGACAAAGCCCCAGAACACGGGAACATTGCTCGCCCTCCCAGAACTTGAATACTGCCTCGAAC GACCCAAACAATGGCAATTCGGCAACCATTTCTACTTCTTCTCGTGGGACCTTAACGATCCAGACTTCCTGGAGGTGGACCCTCAGACCGGAGTAAAGAAGGGAGTTAAAGTGAACTGGCTAGAAGCTCGTAACCTATGTCGTCGTTACTGTATGGACGCCGTTGGCATGGAGTCCGAAGACGAGAACTCCATGATTTTTGATTTCATGACTAAGC GTAACATCACCTACATCTGGACATCAGGCCGCCTGTGTGACTTCACAGGGTGCAAGGAAAGGGAAGACCTGCATCCCCTCAATGTCTACGGTTGGTTCTggtccaacaccaacaccaagatGGCCCCCACCAGCTCCACTCCCCCAGGCTGGGCCTACCAGCCATGGAGCGACAAGGGCCACTTCGGCGGCCCACAGCCTGACAACGCGGAATTCCAAATCAACAACACGACGGAGTCCTGCATGGCCGTTCTAAACAATATTTACAAAGATGGTATGAAATGGCACGATATTGCCTGCTACCACAAGAAGCCCGTCATTTGCGAAGACAGTGCCCCTCTCCTGAATTACATTGCGCAGAAACACAACGTGACTCTCTAA